The Leptospira sp. WS39.C2 genome contains a region encoding:
- the pnp gene encoding polyribonucleotide nucleotidyltransferase yields the protein MATELTGSWGRDSITIETGKWAKQAHGSVVYKTGNLVLLATVCAAEEPKEGQDFFPLTCEYTEKAYSVGRFPGGYFKREAKPAEHEVLLSRILDRPIRPMFPEGYFSEVQLLVQVLSADKQVSVQGHAINAASAALSVSSIPFAGPIAGARIGRIGGEFILNPTNEEITKSDLDLVVAGTKDAIVMIEGEASEISKEDMMAALRFAQEQLKIAVMMQEELAKKNGTVKKEVVLKTPDKELHAKIREFAYDRLAAANKNADKAKRNDDIKAINKETVEHFKTLLAPEDKTKDIKHFLHELEYEVVRELVLGEGIRFDGRKTNEIRQISCEIDVLPGPHGSAVFTRGQTQSLGVMTLGTTSDNQRYETLEGSKEKNFMLHYNFPAFSVGEVRRNSGPGRREIGHGNLAERAIKKVLPSQTEFPYVIRLVSEILESNGSSSMASVCSGTLALMAGGVPISGAVSGIAMGLFSDEKGRFAVLSDIAGIEDHFGDMDFKLAGTKKGITAFQMDLKVNGLGLEVLQKAIEQAEVGRDHILGEMNKAISAVKGNLSENAPRITQKQIPKDRIGELIGPGGKMIRAIIEQSGSEISVDDSGKVTIASPSEESKEKAIAMIDGIFEEIEVGRIYEGVIKRIADFGAFVEILPGKEGLCHISKLDVKRVQSVRDIVSEGEKIKVKVISVDKMGKIDLSRKDVLLDN from the coding sequence ATGGCTACAGAGTTGACTGGTTCTTGGGGTAGAGACTCTATCACCATTGAGACCGGCAAGTGGGCGAAACAAGCTCACGGGTCGGTTGTATACAAAACCGGAAATTTGGTCCTTCTTGCCACTGTTTGTGCAGCGGAAGAACCAAAAGAAGGACAAGATTTTTTCCCATTAACATGCGAATACACGGAAAAAGCCTATTCAGTTGGCCGTTTCCCTGGCGGATACTTCAAACGCGAAGCAAAACCTGCCGAACACGAAGTATTACTTTCTAGAATCCTTGACCGTCCGATTCGTCCTATGTTCCCAGAAGGTTACTTCTCGGAAGTCCAACTCCTCGTACAAGTATTATCTGCTGACAAACAAGTATCAGTCCAAGGCCATGCGATTAACGCAGCTTCGGCGGCTCTTTCTGTTTCTTCCATTCCGTTTGCAGGTCCCATTGCGGGTGCTCGTATCGGAAGGATTGGTGGTGAGTTTATTTTAAACCCTACCAACGAAGAAATCACAAAATCCGATTTGGATTTGGTGGTAGCTGGAACCAAAGATGCTATCGTCATGATCGAAGGGGAAGCAAGTGAAATCTCCAAAGAAGACATGATGGCAGCCCTTCGTTTTGCACAAGAACAGCTGAAAATTGCTGTGATGATGCAGGAAGAATTGGCTAAGAAAAATGGTACTGTTAAAAAAGAAGTCGTTTTAAAAACACCTGATAAAGAACTGCACGCAAAAATTCGTGAGTTCGCATACGATCGTTTGGCGGCTGCAAACAAAAATGCAGACAAAGCTAAACGTAATGATGACATCAAAGCGATTAATAAAGAAACGGTTGAACATTTTAAAACCTTACTGGCTCCAGAAGATAAAACAAAAGACATCAAACATTTCCTTCATGAATTAGAATACGAAGTGGTTCGTGAGCTCGTTCTTGGCGAAGGGATTCGTTTTGACGGTCGTAAAACAAACGAAATCCGACAAATCTCTTGTGAAATTGATGTCCTTCCTGGACCACATGGTTCGGCTGTTTTCACTCGTGGACAAACACAGTCCCTTGGTGTGATGACACTCGGTACCACTTCTGACAACCAACGATACGAAACACTCGAAGGTTCCAAAGAAAAGAACTTTATGTTACACTATAACTTCCCTGCGTTTTCTGTAGGGGAAGTGCGACGTAACTCAGGCCCTGGACGGCGTGAAATTGGTCATGGAAACCTTGCAGAACGTGCAATTAAAAAGGTCCTTCCATCACAAACTGAGTTTCCGTATGTGATAAGACTTGTGTCTGAAATTTTAGAATCCAATGGATCTTCTTCTATGGCTTCCGTTTGTTCTGGAACTTTAGCGCTTATGGCTGGTGGGGTTCCCATTTCTGGTGCTGTGTCTGGAATTGCAATGGGTCTTTTCAGTGATGAAAAAGGTCGTTTTGCGGTTTTATCTGACATTGCAGGAATCGAAGACCACTTCGGCGATATGGACTTTAAACTTGCGGGAACAAAAAAAGGCATCACTGCCTTCCAAATGGACCTAAAAGTCAATGGTCTTGGCCTCGAAGTTTTGCAAAAGGCCATCGAACAAGCAGAAGTGGGTCGTGACCATATCCTTGGTGAAATGAATAAAGCCATTTCTGCCGTAAAAGGGAACCTTAGCGAAAACGCGCCACGGATCACGCAAAAACAAATTCCAAAAGATCGTATCGGAGAACTCATTGGCCCAGGTGGGAAAATGATCCGTGCGATCATCGAACAATCTGGTTCGGAAATTTCTGTGGATGATTCTGGAAAAGTAACCATTGCTTCTCCAAGTGAAGAGTCCAAGGAAAAAGCCATCGCCATGATCGATGGAATTTTTGAAGAAATCGAAGTAGGAAGAATCTACGAAGGTGTCATCAAACGAATCGCTGACTTTGGTGCCTTTGTTGAAATTTTACCAGGAAAAGAAGGGCTTTGCCACATCTCTAAACTAGATGTGAAACGAGTTCAATCTGTTCGTGACATAGTTTCCGAAGGGGAAAAAATCAAAGTGAAAGTAATTTCCGTTGATAAAATGGGAAAAATTGATCTTTCGAGAAAGGATGTCCTTTTAGACAACTAA